In a single window of the Portunus trituberculatus isolate SZX2019 chromosome 1, ASM1759143v1, whole genome shotgun sequence genome:
- the LOC123508573 gene encoding ragulator complex protein LAMTOR3-like produces the protein MAEEMRRNLMELMKSTDDVLGIIVTDRDGVPILKVAEEEAPELGLRPTFISTFNIATDQAGKLGMGRNNRMVCVYGRYQVVHFNHLPMVVTVIASSVANTGQLLALDSQMAPLLASLTNVVDV, from the exons atggCTGAG GAAATGAGGCGAAACTTAATGGAACTGATGAAGAG tACCGATGACGTGCTAGGAATTATTGTCACAGATCGCGACGGTGTGCCCATATTGAAag tggcggaggaggaggcgccaGAGCTGGGACTGAGACCAACCTTCATCTCTACCTTCAATATTGCCACAGACCAGGCTGGCAAACTAGGGATGGGCAGGAATAacaggatggtgtgtgtgtacggGAGATATCag GTGGTTCACTTCAACCACCTGCCCATGGTGGTGACAGTCATCGCCAGCAGTGTTGCCAATACGGGGCAACTGCTGGCGCTTGACTCCCAGATGGCACCACTGCTCGCCAGCCTCACCAATGTTGTAgatgtgtaa
- the LOC123508382 gene encoding palmitoyltransferase ZDHHC20-B-like isoform X2, with the protein MAPRFCGLGTPCSLCLRAAKWLPVLFIVIVVVWSYYAYVLQLNLFTITNIIEKCFYLIIYHFLLVMFLWAYWQTIFTDIGTVPKQFRLPPSELDRYEAGETDEARRCVLEGFTQKQNLPIYNRTVMGEIRYCERCVQIKPDRCHHCSVCGVCVLKLDHHCPWVNNCVSFTNYKFFVLFLGYALLYCLFIAATTLQYFILFWKNQLTVDGKFHILFVFFVSIMFAISLVSLFGYHVFLVLKNRSTLESFRAPIFRLNHAWVQDKDGFSLGACNNFIEVFGEDRRKWFLPLATSLGDGVRFPVRGDPNHHHHHHHHHHHNQHHHHITTTTTTTTTTTTSSSTTTTTSTPVQSYGSTQISLGDGVTYPQRCIDEDQDGLLGPRHRWADDDDNEMAYTGYNNHHAQSLEEVVVQSNHTNPV; encoded by the exons atggcgcCTCGGTTCTGCGGCCTGGGCACCCCGTGTTCGCTGTGCCTGCGTGCTGCGAAGTGGCTGCCAGTGCTGTTCATTGTCATCGTGGTGGTGTGGTCTTATTACGCCTATGTGCTGCAACTTAAcctgt TCACCATCACAAACATCATCGAGAAAT GTTTCTATCTGATCATCTACCACTTCCTGCTGGTGATGTTCCTCTGGGCATACTGGCAGACCATCTTCACTGACATAGGCACAGTTCCaaagcag ttccGCCTGCCGCCCTCGGAGCTGGACCGTTACGAGGCGGGGGAGACAGATGAGGCTCGGCGGTGTGTCCTGGAGGGCTTCACACAGAAACAGAACCTGCCCATCTATAACAGAACAGTCATGGGAG AAATCCGGTATTGTGAGAGATGCGTTCAGATCAAGCCAGACCGTTGCCACCACTGCtctgtgtgtggcgtgtgtgtgttgaagctgGACCACCACTGCCCCTGGGTGAACAACTGTGTCTCCTTCACCAATTACAAGTTCTTCGTGCTGTTCCTTGGCTATGCGCTGCTCTACTGCCTCTTCATTGCTGCCACCACACTCCAGTACTTCATTCTGTTCTGGAAA aACCAGCTGACAGTGGACGGCAAGTTTCACATTCTGTTTGTGTTCTTCGTGTCCATCATGTTTGCCATCAGCCTGGTCTCCCTGTTCGGTTACCACGTCTTTCTGGTGCTCAAGAATCGCTCTACACttg AGTCATTCCGTGCACCAATCTTCCGCCTGAACCACGCTTGGGTCCAGGACAAGGACGGCTTCAGTCTGGGCGCTTGCAACAACTTCATTGAGGTGTTTGGAGAGGACAGACGGAAATGGTTCTTGCCTCTTGCTACTAG tttaggGGATGGAGTGAGGTTCCCAGTTCGAGGAGAtccgaaccaccaccaccaccaccatcaccaccaccatcacaaccaacaccaccaccacatcaccaccaccaccaccactaccaccaccaccaccacctcctcctccaccaccaccaccacctccacccccgTGCAATCTTATGGAAGCACACAAATAAG CCTGGGTGATGGCGTGACGTATCCCCAGCGCTGCATCGATGAGGATCAGGACGGCTTGCTGGGACCCCGACACCGCTGGGCTGATGATGACGACAATGAGATGGCTTACACTGGCTACAACAATCACCACGCGcaga gtttggaggaggtggtggtgcagtcCAACCATACCAACCCTGTGTAA
- the LOC123508382 gene encoding palmitoyltransferase ZDHHC20-B-like isoform X1, giving the protein MAPRFCGLGTPCSLCLRAAKWLPVLFIVIVVVWSYYAYVLQLNLFTITNIIEKCFYLIIYHFLLVMFLWAYWQTIFTDIGTVPKQFRLPPSELDRYEAGETDEARRCVLEGFTQKQNLPIYNRTVMGEIRYCERCVQIKPDRCHHCSVCGVCVLKLDHHCPWVNNCVSFTNYKFFVLFLGYALLYCLFIAATTLQYFILFWKSPSSSSSSSSSSSFSSSQNQLTVDGKFHILFVFFVSIMFAISLVSLFGYHVFLVLKNRSTLESFRAPIFRLNHAWVQDKDGFSLGACNNFIEVFGEDRRKWFLPLATSLGDGVRFPVRGDPNHHHHHHHHHHHNQHHHHITTTTTTTTTTTTSSSTTTTTSTPVQSYGSTQISLGDGVTYPQRCIDEDQDGLLGPRHRWADDDDNEMAYTGYNNHHAQSLEEVVVQSNHTNPV; this is encoded by the exons atggcgcCTCGGTTCTGCGGCCTGGGCACCCCGTGTTCGCTGTGCCTGCGTGCTGCGAAGTGGCTGCCAGTGCTGTTCATTGTCATCGTGGTGGTGTGGTCTTATTACGCCTATGTGCTGCAACTTAAcctgt TCACCATCACAAACATCATCGAGAAAT GTTTCTATCTGATCATCTACCACTTCCTGCTGGTGATGTTCCTCTGGGCATACTGGCAGACCATCTTCACTGACATAGGCACAGTTCCaaagcag ttccGCCTGCCGCCCTCGGAGCTGGACCGTTACGAGGCGGGGGAGACAGATGAGGCTCGGCGGTGTGTCCTGGAGGGCTTCACACAGAAACAGAACCTGCCCATCTATAACAGAACAGTCATGGGAG AAATCCGGTATTGTGAGAGATGCGTTCAGATCAAGCCAGACCGTTGCCACCACTGCtctgtgtgtggcgtgtgtgtgttgaagctgGACCACCACTGCCCCTGGGTGAACAACTGTGTCTCCTTCACCAATTACAAGTTCTTCGTGCTGTTCCTTGGCTATGCGCTGCTCTACTGCCTCTTCATTGCTGCCACCACACTCCAGTACTTCATTCTGTTCTGGAAA TccccctcgtcctcgtcctcctcctcgtcctcctcctcgttttcctcctcccagaACCAGCTGACAGTGGACGGCAAGTTTCACATTCTGTTTGTGTTCTTCGTGTCCATCATGTTTGCCATCAGCCTGGTCTCCCTGTTCGGTTACCACGTCTTTCTGGTGCTCAAGAATCGCTCTACACttg AGTCATTCCGTGCACCAATCTTCCGCCTGAACCACGCTTGGGTCCAGGACAAGGACGGCTTCAGTCTGGGCGCTTGCAACAACTTCATTGAGGTGTTTGGAGAGGACAGACGGAAATGGTTCTTGCCTCTTGCTACTAG tttaggGGATGGAGTGAGGTTCCCAGTTCGAGGAGAtccgaaccaccaccaccaccaccatcaccaccaccatcacaaccaacaccaccaccacatcaccaccaccaccaccactaccaccaccaccaccacctcctcctccaccaccaccaccacctccacccccgTGCAATCTTATGGAAGCACACAAATAAG CCTGGGTGATGGCGTGACGTATCCCCAGCGCTGCATCGATGAGGATCAGGACGGCTTGCTGGGACCCCGACACCGCTGGGCTGATGATGACGACAATGAGATGGCTTACACTGGCTACAACAATCACCACGCGcaga gtttggaggaggtggtggtgcagtcCAACCATACCAACCCTGTGTAA
- the LOC123508382 gene encoding palmitoyltransferase ZDHHC20-B-like isoform X3 — protein sequence MAPRFCGLGTPCSLCLRAAKWLPVLFIVIVVVWSYYAYVLQLNLFTITNIIEKCFYLIIYHFLLVMFLWAYWQTIFTDIGTVPKQFRLPPSELDRYEAGETDEARRCVLEGFTQKQNLPIYNRTVMGEIRYCERCVQIKPDRCHHCSVCGVCVLKLDHHCPWVNNCVSFTNYKFFVLFLGYALLYCLFIAATTLQYFILFWKSPSSSSSSSSSSSFSSSQNQLTVDGKFHILFVFFVSIMFAISLVSLFGYHVFLVLKNRSTLESFRAPIFRLNHAWVQDKDGFSLGACNNFIEVFGEDRRKWFLPLATSLGDGVTYPQRCIDEDQDGLLGPRHRWADDDDNEMAYTGYNNHHAQSLEEVVVQSNHTNPV from the exons atggcgcCTCGGTTCTGCGGCCTGGGCACCCCGTGTTCGCTGTGCCTGCGTGCTGCGAAGTGGCTGCCAGTGCTGTTCATTGTCATCGTGGTGGTGTGGTCTTATTACGCCTATGTGCTGCAACTTAAcctgt TCACCATCACAAACATCATCGAGAAAT GTTTCTATCTGATCATCTACCACTTCCTGCTGGTGATGTTCCTCTGGGCATACTGGCAGACCATCTTCACTGACATAGGCACAGTTCCaaagcag ttccGCCTGCCGCCCTCGGAGCTGGACCGTTACGAGGCGGGGGAGACAGATGAGGCTCGGCGGTGTGTCCTGGAGGGCTTCACACAGAAACAGAACCTGCCCATCTATAACAGAACAGTCATGGGAG AAATCCGGTATTGTGAGAGATGCGTTCAGATCAAGCCAGACCGTTGCCACCACTGCtctgtgtgtggcgtgtgtgtgttgaagctgGACCACCACTGCCCCTGGGTGAACAACTGTGTCTCCTTCACCAATTACAAGTTCTTCGTGCTGTTCCTTGGCTATGCGCTGCTCTACTGCCTCTTCATTGCTGCCACCACACTCCAGTACTTCATTCTGTTCTGGAAA TccccctcgtcctcgtcctcctcctcgtcctcctcctcgttttcctcctcccagaACCAGCTGACAGTGGACGGCAAGTTTCACATTCTGTTTGTGTTCTTCGTGTCCATCATGTTTGCCATCAGCCTGGTCTCCCTGTTCGGTTACCACGTCTTTCTGGTGCTCAAGAATCGCTCTACACttg AGTCATTCCGTGCACCAATCTTCCGCCTGAACCACGCTTGGGTCCAGGACAAGGACGGCTTCAGTCTGGGCGCTTGCAACAACTTCATTGAGGTGTTTGGAGAGGACAGACGGAAATGGTTCTTGCCTCTTGCTACTAG CCTGGGTGATGGCGTGACGTATCCCCAGCGCTGCATCGATGAGGATCAGGACGGCTTGCTGGGACCCCGACACCGCTGGGCTGATGATGACGACAATGAGATGGCTTACACTGGCTACAACAATCACCACGCGcaga gtttggaggaggtggtggtgcagtcCAACCATACCAACCCTGTGTAA